In the Pleuronectes platessa chromosome 8, fPlePla1.1, whole genome shotgun sequence genome, one interval contains:
- the rad9a gene encoding cell cycle checkpoint control protein RAD9A has translation MDCVVTGGNVKVLAKAILSLSRIGDELYVEPQDDGLALRSVNSSRSAYGCFLFAPLFFTRYTIPNGQDFRCKMAIKSVQAVFRSLASLEKTVEKCHIELDKKKNRLTFTLHCKHGLLKTHNLSFQDSESLQAVFDKESYANVFRAQPRLLADTVVHFPSSLDEVTMSVNDDRMWFRNHVEDEAELSKAMQTELCLASDEFDHFAVRAHNSVTFCLKELRGLLVFAESANLPISIYFDEPGSPVVLSVTDSVLEGNFVLATLSDDSHQRKDNTRRAQTPPPPPPDDFMNDDIDSYLIAMDTSMAPGPSSAGPPTPPLAKSTYSKQPVAAYHRTRIHSEEEEEEKEETDDSDRPPNKKFCSLFFGSVLPPSSQMSTQPVTNQEVLASDSEDDTQAE, from the exons ATGGATTGCGTCGTGACGGGAGGAAACGTGAAAG TTCTGGCCAAAGCCATCCTCTCGCTGTCCAGGATCGGTGATGAGCTGTATGTGGAGCCCCAGGACGACGGG cTCGCCCTGCGGTCTGTGAACTCCTCTCGGTCTGCATATGGCTGCTTCCTGTTCGCACCACTCTTCTTCACCAG GTACACCATCCCCAATGGGCAGGACTTCCGCTGCAAGATGGCTATAAAG AGCGTGCAGGCCGTGTTCAGGTCTCTGGCGTCTCTCGAGAAGACGGTGGAAAAATGTCACATCGAGctggacaagaagaagaaccgCCTCACCTTCACGCTGCACTGCAAACATG GCCTGCTGAAGACACATAACTTGTCTTTCCAGGACAGTGAAAGTTTACAGGCCGTGTTTGATAAGGAGAGCTATGCCAATGTGTTCAGGGCCCAGCCCAG GCTGCTGGCGGACACAGTTGTGCATTTCCCTTCGTCTCTGGATGAAGTGACCATGTCAGTGAATGATGATCGGATGTGGTTCAGGAATCATGTGGAGGACGAAGCAG AGCTGTCCAAGGCCATGCAGACAGAGCTGTGTCTGGCATCAGACGAGTTTGACCATTTCGCCGTCCGAGCTCACAACAGTGTCACATTTTGTCTGAAGGAGTTACGG GGTTTGTTAGTGTTTGCAGAGTCCGCTAACCTCCCTATTTCTATCTACTTTGATGAACCAGGAAG CCCTGTGGTGCTTTCAGTAACGGACAGTGTCCTGGAGGGGAACTTTGTGCTCGCCACACTCTCTGATGATTCCCACCAACGCAAAGACAACACTAGACG AGCACAgacaccacctcctccccctccagatGACTTCATGAACGATGACATAGACTCCTACCTCATCGCCATGGATACCAGCATGGCACCGGGTCCCTCGTCTGCAGGTCCACCCACCCCCCCGTTAGCTAAATCCACATACTCCAAACAGCCTGTCGCAGCCTATCACAGGACGAGGATAcacagtgaagaagaggaggaggagaaagaggaaacagatgACTCGGACAGACCACCTAATAAGAAG TTCTGTTCCTTGTTCTTTGGATCCGTGCTTCCCCCATCTTCTCAGATGAGCACTCAACCAGTGACAAATCAGGAAGTGCTGGCCAGTGACAGTGAGGATGACACACAAGCAGAGTAA